One genomic window of Vibrio mangrovi includes the following:
- the apt gene encoding adenine phosphoribosyltransferase, producing the protein MTTDTISLIKSSIKSIPDYPKPGILFRDITSLMEDAQAYRATIQLLVARYKDMGFTKVVGTEARGFLFGAPLAIELGVGFVPVRKPGKLPRETVAETYELEYGMDTLEIHIDAIQDNDQVLIIDDLLATGGTIEATTKLIRQLGGKAEHAAFVINLPELGGDKRLEALGLDIYSICDFDGH; encoded by the coding sequence ATGACTACAGACACAATTTCACTGATTAAATCCAGCATTAAAAGCATTCCCGATTATCCGAAACCAGGCATTCTGTTTCGTGATATCACCAGCCTGATGGAAGATGCACAGGCATACCGGGCGACAATTCAATTGCTGGTTGCGCGATATAAAGATATGGGATTCACTAAAGTTGTTGGTACGGAAGCCCGGGGATTTCTGTTCGGTGCTCCTTTGGCAATTGAACTGGGTGTCGGCTTTGTACCGGTACGCAAACCCGGTAAATTACCAAGAGAGACCGTAGCCGAAACTTATGAGCTGGAATATGGTATGGATACTCTGGAAATCCATATCGATGCAATTCAGGACAATGATCAGGTACTGATTATTGATGACCTGCTGGCAACCGGTGGCACTATTGAAGCGACGACGAAGTTAATTCGACAGTTGGGTGGTAAGGCTGAACATGCTGCGTTTGTGATTAACTTACCTGAATTGGGTGGTGACAAGCGTCTGGAAGCTCTGGGCTTAGACATTTATAGTATCTGTGATTTCGACGGCCATTAA
- the dnaX gene encoding DNA polymerase III subunit gamma/tau, whose translation MSYLALARKWRPTQFSEVVGQAHVLTALENALAQNRLHHAYLFSGTRGVGKTTIGRLFAKGLNCETGITAHPCGECAACQEIEQGRFVDLLEIDAASRTKVEDTRELLDNVQYKPARGRFKVYLIDEVHMLSRHSFNALLKTLEEPPEYVKFLLATTDPQKLPVTILSRCLQFHLKPIGLDHIEQQLAFILNEEKIAADTRALGMIAHAADGSMRDALSLTDQAIALGDGQVSANLVSHMLGTIDTDQALHLLQALSHKQPQAVMGYVEQIAANGIAWDALLQSLAAQLHRVAMYQMLPSTLDNMQPDAEKIKQLAQVLSAEDVQLFYQIALKGREDLPLSPTPRIGLEMVLLRMLAFRPVAVSPIHAISTEVPEAVTSAVVPVVSHSDEPMVTPASESIPPEYEQVVPAMDDQAALSSVPLSDELPYSPADASDQDIHTAPEMQPQPESKPTAPPLVGLRHQLRSQRQSNQSSGTPTKKSEAASSKSDSVFDRLMQKRNDDLLMPSAIESMSDDEAVSSEPYQWRPMMEVQETEDLSVTPAELKQALEHEKTPEMTARLTEEVIQEDEWAAIIPQLNLPKLIEQLALNAAYRQEGNTVQLLLRTQQAHLNTDKAQSILKEALERVLEMTCQLDIRLGDDGITPLERRELRYQAKLEQAFTSLSVDPNVQFIQQRFQAQLDKSSVRPV comes from the coding sequence ATGAGTTATCTAGCATTAGCAAGAAAGTGGAGACCAACGCAGTTTTCTGAGGTTGTCGGACAGGCACATGTGCTGACTGCTCTGGAAAATGCTTTGGCGCAGAACCGACTGCATCATGCCTATCTTTTTAGTGGGACAAGAGGGGTTGGAAAAACCACAATCGGACGGTTATTTGCCAAAGGGCTTAACTGTGAAACCGGAATTACGGCGCATCCTTGCGGAGAATGTGCTGCCTGTCAGGAAATTGAACAGGGCCGGTTTGTCGATTTGCTTGAAATTGATGCTGCTTCTCGGACTAAAGTTGAAGATACGCGGGAGTTACTGGACAATGTTCAGTATAAACCTGCCCGTGGGCGGTTTAAGGTCTATCTGATAGACGAAGTCCATATGCTTTCCCGGCACAGTTTCAATGCATTGCTGAAAACGCTGGAAGAACCGCCGGAATATGTAAAATTTTTACTGGCAACGACTGATCCCCAGAAACTACCTGTGACGATTCTGTCCCGGTGTTTGCAGTTTCATCTGAAACCTATCGGGCTCGACCATATTGAGCAGCAGCTAGCTTTCATTCTTAATGAAGAAAAAATTGCTGCCGACACCCGGGCTTTAGGCATGATTGCCCATGCTGCCGATGGCAGTATGCGAGATGCGTTGAGCCTGACAGACCAGGCTATCGCCTTGGGTGACGGGCAGGTCAGTGCGAATCTGGTGTCCCACATGTTGGGTACCATTGATACCGACCAGGCGCTTCACCTGCTACAGGCTTTAAGCCACAAGCAGCCTCAGGCAGTGATGGGTTATGTCGAGCAGATTGCCGCCAATGGCATCGCGTGGGATGCGCTGTTGCAATCACTTGCAGCTCAGCTTCATCGGGTAGCGATGTATCAAATGTTGCCATCGACACTGGATAACATGCAGCCGGATGCCGAGAAAATCAAGCAACTGGCTCAGGTTCTCAGTGCCGAAGATGTGCAGCTGTTTTATCAGATTGCATTGAAAGGACGGGAAGATTTACCGCTTTCACCGACACCGAGAATCGGCCTGGAGATGGTATTACTTCGCATGCTGGCATTTCGTCCGGTGGCTGTTTCCCCGATTCATGCTATCAGCACTGAGGTACCGGAGGCTGTAACATCAGCCGTAGTGCCTGTGGTGAGCCATTCTGATGAACCGATGGTCACACCAGCTTCAGAATCGATTCCGCCGGAATATGAACAAGTTGTTCCTGCAATGGATGATCAGGCTGCATTGTCATCGGTCCCGCTCTCTGACGAATTACCGTATTCTCCGGCAGATGCATCAGATCAGGACATCCATACGGCACCAGAGATGCAACCTCAGCCCGAAAGTAAACCAACGGCACCACCGCTGGTCGGTTTGAGGCATCAGCTTCGTTCGCAGCGTCAGTCAAATCAGTCGTCAGGTACGCCGACAAAAAAGTCTGAAGCGGCATCATCAAAATCTGACTCGGTTTTTGACCGGTTAATGCAAAAGCGGAATGATGATCTTCTGATGCCGTCAGCGATAGAATCCATGTCGGATGATGAAGCTGTTTCAAGTGAGCCTTATCAGTGGCGTCCGATGATGGAAGTTCAGGAAACAGAAGATCTGTCTGTGACTCCGGCGGAACTGAAACAGGCACTGGAGCATGAAAAAACACCGGAAATGACGGCCAGACTGACTGAAGAAGTTATTCAGGAAGATGAATGGGCTGCAATCATACCACAGTTGAACTTGCCTAAACTCATTGAACAGCTGGCTCTGAATGCTGCCTATCGGCAGGAAGGGAATACGGTTCAGTTGTTGCTGCGGACACAACAGGCTCATTTGAATACCGATAAAGCGCAGTCTATTTTGAAAGAAGCACTGGAACGGGTTCTGGAGATGACCTGCCAACTGGATATCCGGCTTGGTGATGATGGTATTACGCCACTCGAACGCCGGGAACTTCGTTATCAGGCAAAATTGGAACAAGCGTTCACCAGTCTGAGTGTTGATCCGAATGTTCAGTTTATTCAGCAACGGTTTCAGGCACAGTTAGATAAGAGCAGTGTCCGTCCGGTTTAA
- a CDS encoding LysR family transcriptional regulator translates to MKLDDLNLFRLVVENGSYTATSRKTLIPVATITRRIQALEDSLNLRLLNRHARKLSLTEAGERFFKECSPLLQRLSLAAEEISDECRGASGKIKISAPSNLTKRMMLPMFTAFMQNYPEINLELTTSNLADQLDPTEWDVIFRVGPQRDSSLIARKINEVKDILVASPDYLAKNPVPHHAEELIHHSLLKGYPLLKWQLSNTRGETVTNNERGRFQANTLDVVRMACSEGLGITLMPDVMLKEYLEAGTLIQVLEDWSANSRDIYMLYNHKDHLPEKVRLFIDFIMSYHMD, encoded by the coding sequence ATGAAACTAGACGATTTAAATCTGTTCCGCTTAGTAGTCGAGAATGGAAGTTATACAGCGACATCGCGGAAAACCCTGATACCGGTAGCAACAATTACCCGGCGTATTCAGGCACTTGAAGATTCGCTGAATTTAAGACTACTAAACCGCCATGCCCGCAAACTGTCACTGACAGAAGCCGGTGAACGCTTCTTCAAAGAATGCTCTCCCCTTTTACAACGATTGTCACTTGCAGCCGAAGAAATCAGTGATGAATGCCGTGGTGCTTCAGGTAAAATCAAAATATCAGCACCCTCAAATCTGACTAAACGAATGATGCTGCCGATGTTTACTGCCTTTATGCAAAATTATCCGGAGATCAATCTCGAACTGACAACGAGCAATCTGGCCGATCAACTCGACCCGACGGAATGGGATGTCATCTTTCGTGTTGGTCCTCAGCGCGACTCATCTCTCATCGCCAGAAAAATCAATGAGGTTAAAGATATTCTTGTTGCCAGCCCGGACTATCTGGCTAAAAATCCCGTACCTCACCACGCAGAAGAACTTATTCATCACTCACTGCTGAAAGGTTACCCACTCCTGAAATGGCAATTATCGAACACCAGAGGGGAAACCGTAACGAACAACGAGAGGGGTCGTTTTCAGGCCAATACTCTTGATGTCGTACGCATGGCCTGCTCAGAGGGATTGGGAATCACACTGATGCCGGATGTTATGCTTAAAGAATATCTGGAAGCCGGTACACTGATTCAGGTTTTGGAAGACTGGAGTGCCAATTCCAGAGATATTTACATGCTTTACAATCACAAAGATCATCTACCGGAAAAAGTCAGACTCTTTATTGATTTCATCATGTCATACCATATGGACTGA
- a CDS encoding YbaN family protein, producing the protein MKSRIVVWLFTTAGILALGLGIAGIFLPLLPTTPFVLLASACFIKSNPSLHRWLIAHPVFGPLLENWQERRAISSQVRLRGSVAMIVTFSFSIWMVPYFKVKIGLLLFFIMIFIIFRRIPVYDPVAKSEENH; encoded by the coding sequence ATGAAAAGCCGCATTGTTGTCTGGTTGTTTACTACAGCTGGTATTCTGGCTTTAGGTTTGGGTATTGCCGGTATTTTCCTGCCATTACTTCCTACAACCCCCTTTGTTCTGCTGGCTAGTGCATGTTTCATTAAAAGTAACCCGTCGTTACATCGCTGGCTGATTGCTCATCCTGTATTTGGACCATTGCTTGAAAACTGGCAGGAGCGGCGAGCTATCTCATCTCAGGTTAGGCTACGTGGCTCTGTTGCCATGATTGTGACATTCTCTTTTTCTATCTGGATGGTGCCTTACTTTAAAGTAAAAATCGGACTACTTTTGTTCTTCATCATGATATTCATCATTTTCCGACGTATTCCTGTTTATGACCCTGTTGCGAAATCCGAAGAAAATCACTAG
- a CDS encoding NAD(P)H nitroreductase, with amino-acid sequence MDALELLLNRRSVAKLGAPAPEGKALENIIRAGLRAPDHGGLTPWRFVIAQEQGLKKLSDILVKAVVAENGDEALLEKVRNAPFRAPMVITVIAKVTPHEKVPPLEQHLSAGCAVQSMQMAAQAQGFQGIWRSGKWMFHPEVHQAFGLEGDDEIVGFLYLGTPLLEPMKVPVRELSRFVEYL; translated from the coding sequence ATGGATGCGCTAGAGTTATTGCTGAACCGCCGTTCTGTTGCGAAGCTGGGAGCTCCGGCTCCGGAAGGAAAAGCACTGGAAAATATCATTCGGGCTGGACTTCGGGCTCCTGATCATGGTGGTTTGACCCCCTGGCGGTTTGTGATTGCTCAGGAACAGGGCTTAAAGAAACTGTCTGATATTCTGGTGAAGGCAGTCGTCGCCGAAAATGGGGATGAGGCATTGCTTGAGAAAGTCAGGAATGCGCCTTTTCGGGCACCGATGGTGATTACAGTCATTGCGAAAGTGACGCCTCATGAGAAAGTGCCTCCGCTGGAGCAGCACTTATCCGCCGGGTGCGCAGTACAATCCATGCAGATGGCTGCTCAGGCTCAGGGGTTTCAGGGAATATGGCGTTCCGGGAAGTGGATGTTCCATCCGGAAGTTCATCAGGCCTTCGGTCTGGAGGGTGATGATGAAATTGTCGGTTTTCTTTATCTGGGCACACCTTTACTTGAACCGATGAAAGTTCCCGTACGGGAGCTGTCCCGCTTCGTTGAGTATCTGTAA
- the fadJ gene encoding fatty acid oxidation complex subunit alpha FadJ, with amino-acid sequence MPDTHSFHLTIEDELAWLAIDVPGESMNTLKATFVDEIEAIIATLSQSSQSLKGLVIYSRKPDNFIAGADIHMIEQCSSAEDAAHLAKMGQDIFRKIEALPFPVVAAIHGACLGGGLELALACDYRVCSDDPGTSLGLPEVQLGLLPGSGGTQRLPRIIGLLPALDLILTGKKVRSHKARKLGLVNACVAKDGLLNAARMVVEKPAEFKIRSGWKKRLTSWVLSLKPIRQWVINQARKKAQSKARNHYPAIDMILDVIQQGLEKGLEAGLKQESQAFGTLAMTPESRALRSIFLGTTALKREMKTDETVKDIRHVSVLGGGLMGAGIGYVTVDKARKPLRIKDVSHQGVLHAFQYIYQRLNKKCQRKYMTESDVRSAMASVSGGIDFSGFDQTDLVVEAVFEDLKLKQEMVASVEAHTKESTIFASNTSSLPIHEIAANAARPENIVGLHYFSPVEKMPLVEVIPHQGTAPETVATVVRLAYQQGKTPIIVQDSAGFYVNRILAPYINGAVQCLLDGEPIEKIDQALIDFGFPVGPMTLLDEVGFDVAFKISPILVRELGERFQTPPALEQLISDGRKGRKSGLGFYRYKGKEKRPDQSIYRQLKIRENAQLSHQDIALRCILPLLNEAAMCLEQSVIRNARDGDIGAIFGIGFPPFLGGPFRYMDQMGLQQIVDQMQALSGDLCQPCPALLARLENNQTFYSD; translated from the coding sequence TGATACGCATAGTTTTCATCTGACTATCGAAGATGAATTGGCCTGGCTGGCAATTGATGTTCCCGGGGAAAGTATGAATACCCTGAAAGCGACATTTGTTGATGAAATTGAAGCGATCATTGCAACATTGTCCCAATCTTCTCAGTCGCTGAAAGGTTTGGTTATTTATTCCCGTAAACCTGACAATTTTATTGCCGGGGCGGATATTCATATGATTGAGCAGTGTTCATCCGCAGAAGATGCGGCTCATCTGGCAAAAATGGGACAGGATATTTTCCGTAAGATAGAAGCATTGCCGTTTCCGGTTGTCGCCGCGATTCATGGTGCATGTCTGGGCGGTGGACTTGAGCTGGCACTGGCGTGTGATTACCGTGTCTGTAGTGATGATCCGGGAACCAGTCTCGGTTTGCCGGAAGTTCAGCTGGGATTGCTGCCTGGCTCGGGGGGAACGCAGCGGCTTCCCCGCATCATTGGGTTACTTCCGGCGTTAGATCTGATTCTGACCGGAAAGAAAGTCCGGAGCCATAAAGCGCGCAAACTGGGTCTGGTCAATGCCTGTGTAGCAAAAGACGGATTATTGAATGCTGCCCGGATGGTAGTCGAGAAACCTGCTGAATTTAAGATTCGCTCAGGATGGAAAAAGCGCCTGACCTCATGGGTCTTGTCCCTTAAACCGATTCGCCAGTGGGTGATCAATCAGGCCCGGAAGAAAGCTCAGAGTAAAGCCAGAAATCACTACCCGGCCATTGATATGATTCTGGATGTGATTCAGCAAGGTCTGGAAAAAGGGCTTGAAGCGGGATTAAAGCAAGAATCTCAGGCATTCGGGACACTGGCAATGACTCCTGAGTCCCGTGCATTACGATCTATTTTTCTTGGAACCACGGCACTGAAACGGGAAATGAAAACGGATGAGACGGTGAAAGATATCCGGCATGTTTCCGTTTTAGGTGGTGGACTTATGGGAGCTGGTATCGGTTATGTCACTGTCGACAAAGCCAGGAAACCGCTAAGAATTAAAGATGTCAGCCATCAGGGTGTTCTCCATGCATTTCAGTATATTTATCAACGGCTGAATAAAAAATGCCAGCGGAAATATATGACTGAATCCGATGTGCGTTCAGCGATGGCAAGTGTTTCCGGAGGTATTGATTTTTCCGGCTTCGATCAAACAGATTTAGTGGTTGAAGCGGTATTTGAAGATTTAAAACTGAAACAGGAAATGGTTGCATCGGTAGAAGCGCATACAAAAGAGAGCACTATTTTCGCGTCGAATACATCTTCTCTGCCTATTCACGAGATTGCTGCCAACGCTGCCCGGCCGGAAAATATTGTTGGTTTGCACTATTTCAGTCCGGTTGAAAAAATGCCGTTGGTTGAAGTCATACCACATCAGGGAACTGCCCCTGAAACCGTTGCAACTGTCGTCAGGCTTGCATATCAACAGGGAAAGACGCCGATCATTGTTCAGGATAGTGCTGGATTTTACGTTAACCGTATCCTGGCGCCCTATATTAATGGGGCAGTGCAATGTTTGCTTGATGGGGAACCGATAGAGAAAATTGATCAGGCATTGATTGATTTTGGTTTTCCCGTTGGCCCGATGACCTTACTCGATGAAGTCGGCTTTGATGTGGCCTTTAAGATTTCTCCGATTCTGGTCCGGGAGCTGGGGGAACGGTTTCAGACGCCGCCTGCGTTGGAGCAGTTAATCAGTGATGGTAGAAAAGGGCGTAAATCCGGCCTGGGATTTTATCGCTACAAAGGAAAAGAAAAAAGGCCGGATCAATCAATCTATCGACAGTTAAAAATTCGGGAAAATGCTCAGCTCAGCCATCAGGATATTGCACTGCGCTGTATACTGCCGCTATTGAATGAAGCCGCGATGTGCCTTGAACAGTCGGTGATCCGTAATGCCCGTGATGGAGACATCGGTGCAATTTTCGGTATCGGATTTCCTCCGTTTCTGGGTGGGCCTTTCAGATATATGGATCAGATGGGGTTACAGCAGATTGTTGACCAGATGCAGGCACTTTCCGGAGATCTTTGTCAGCCATGCCCGGCGTTGCTGGCTCGTTTAGAGAATAATCAAACCTTTTATTCTGACTAA
- a CDS encoding response regulator has protein sequence MFKPEFPDSEKFSGQTTLSGKAILIVDDDPIFRRITCGYLSSQGCVVHEAEDGLEGLKQLKDKRPDLVICDISMPVLNGLEFVEEVSLAYPSLPMIVISATDEMSDVARALKHGIKDFLSKPISDYSNLGEAIANTLSDTHSHMSDQRDFSSQWFQVEGGGEIPEEQELYWHLEYLQQNPSAARDLLHALMPENDTSQGAWRCSYRLLQSADTMPLVFDYAWLMNGQYAFYVVDSDSQLCDGIATTLLLRALFHDYLRSLKCLNADLKDLADILEKGISCTDCACSISAMIGIANLSDGTLSILPAGMDCFWTNGQNNQHIAGGISLGENCRKNFITQDLPIGEVSEISVSRLGVSSFTLNISKKEMADKEAK, from the coding sequence ATGTTTAAACCCGAATTTCCTGACTCAGAGAAATTTTCTGGGCAAACAACGTTAAGTGGCAAGGCAATCCTCATTGTAGACGATGATCCGATATTTCGTCGGATCACCTGTGGTTACCTCTCATCACAAGGGTGTGTTGTTCATGAAGCTGAAGATGGTTTAGAAGGCCTGAAACAGTTGAAGGACAAGCGTCCTGATCTAGTCATCTGTGATATTTCGATGCCGGTTCTGAACGGTCTTGAGTTCGTTGAAGAAGTCAGTCTGGCTTATCCTTCCTTACCAATGATTGTCATTTCAGCAACGGACGAGATGTCCGATGTTGCCCGGGCTCTGAAACACGGCATTAAAGACTTTTTATCCAAACCGATCAGTGACTACTCTAATCTGGGAGAAGCAATCGCCAATACGTTGAGTGATACACACAGCCATATGTCGGATCAGCGTGATTTCTCCAGTCAGTGGTTTCAGGTTGAAGGTGGTGGAGAAATCCCTGAAGAACAGGAACTGTACTGGCATCTGGAATATTTACAACAAAACCCAAGTGCTGCCCGTGATCTGTTGCATGCACTCATGCCAGAAAATGATACTTCACAAGGAGCATGGCGTTGTAGTTACCGTCTGCTGCAATCGGCAGATACCATGCCGCTGGTATTTGATTATGCATGGCTGATGAATGGTCAGTATGCCTTTTATGTTGTGGACTCGGATTCTCAGTTGTGTGATGGGATTGCAACCACCTTACTGCTCCGGGCACTGTTCCATGACTATTTGCGTAGTCTGAAGTGTCTGAATGCTGATTTGAAAGATCTTGCGGATATACTGGAAAAAGGAATTAGCTGCACTGACTGTGCCTGTTCTATCTCTGCCATGATTGGGATTGCCAATCTCAGTGACGGGACGTTGTCGATTCTGCCGGCAGGTATGGATTGTTTCTGGACCAATGGACAGAATAATCAGCATATTGCTGGTGGTATTAGTCTGGGTGAGAATTGTAGAAAGAACTTTATCACACAGGATCTGCCGATAGGTGAAGTCTCAGAAATTTCAGTGAGTCGTCTTGGTGTCAGTTCATTTACACTGAATATCAGTAAAAAAGAAATGGCCGATAAAGAAGCAAAGTGA